The stretch of DNA TTGTTTTGCCCCATGCTGCCCGATGCAATTCTATAAATGCCTTTTGCTCACTTTGGTCTGCAATTAAGCCTTCTGCAATGCATTGGGCTTCTTCTATATCAAGTGGATAAGCTTCTATGCATTCATAGCGGATTTTTAGCTTGTTATCTGTGGCAAATTTTTGGCTCAGCCAGGCATTGATGCCAGTTCCAAATCCCATTTCAAAAATGTTAATGTTTCTGAAGCCTTTTTTTTGCAGTTCATGGAGTCCCGCTTGAATAAATACATGTTTTGATTCTTGCAATGCACCGTGAACAGAATGATAATGTTCATCCAGTTCAGGCACAAATAGGGTAGGGCTTCCGTCTTTAGTAATTACCTGATGTCTATTTTTCTTCATCTTCCGGGATGTACTTGTATTCAAATTCATTATCTTCTTCAGCGGTGTACAATTCTACTTCCGGTTTTGGTCGATCCGTATTTCTATAGATAAAAGCCAGAACAATACCCGAAACAGCACCCGCCAGATGCGATTCCCACGAAACGCCAAATTGATTGGGCATCAATCCTTCTACAATTCCACCGTACAAAAAGAGTATAATAAAACTCAGTGCATAAGAGCGAATGTCTTTTCTGAACACTCCGCTGAAAAAAATAAAAGAAGCCAGCCCATAGACAATACCACTGGCTCCAATGTGGTAGGAGGGACGGGCAAAAAGCCAAACAAGAATCCCCACAAGGAATACCAGGATAAGAATCACTCTTTTGGAAATGCGCGGATAAAAATAAAAGGACATGGTTCCCAGAAAGATCAGGGGAAAACTGTTTGAACTTAAATGTTCCAGGCTACTGTGAATAAAGGGAGCCGTTATGATTCCTATCA from Chitinophagales bacterium encodes:
- the mnmD gene encoding tRNA (5-methylaminomethyl-2-thiouridine)(34)-methyltransferase MnmD, producing MKKNRHQVITKDGSPTLFVPELDEHYHSVHGALQESKHVFIQAGLHELQKKGFRNINIFEMGFGTGINAWLSQKFATDNKLKIRYECIEAYPLDIEEAQCIAEGLIADQSEQKAFIELHRAAWGKTSVINENYTLLKRAEKLQDYAIGEKAELIYFDAFAPSAQPDLWEAFVFKKMYAQLKPGGILVTYCAKGVVKRTLKAVGFKVESIPGPPGKREMTRAHKP
- a CDS encoding rhomboid family intramembrane serine protease, which translates into the protein MKINKKFKTSLRIPLQAVGLMWLVMLNSWIMDINLVSAGLYPRSLNGLIGIITAPFIHSSLEHLSSNSFPLIFLGTMSFYFYPRISKRVILILVFLVGILVWLFARPSYHIGASGIVYGLASFIFFSGVFRKDIRSYALSFIILFLYGGIVEGLMPNQFGVSWESHLAGAVSGIVLAFIYRNTDRPKPEVELYTAEEDNEFEYKYIPEDEEK